A window of Pseudophryne corroboree isolate aPseCor3 chromosome 12, aPseCor3.hap2, whole genome shotgun sequence contains these coding sequences:
- the HAX1 gene encoding HCLS1-associated protein X-1, protein MSLFELFRRFFEAPGMRDPFFGGLTQDEEDDDEDEDDFFQQSGHGFQSPFGHQHPSFHNAFGFESFFRDFNELFADFGSMIRDVPNLPGIEPPSQNPGGSRSGSLRDFMLKYPDSHLPREQFPFSQDSSSQEGPRYPGWLPRGSNRWEDGPVAVPPGNTKRDRILDSEVSSHGLDSILKPTNPTSSSFFRSVSISKVMRPDGTVEEKRTVQDGQGNTSTTVTVTKDGQVIGSRTSDPSRGALIDDRQDPRPD, encoded by the exons ATGAGTCTGTTCGAGCTTTTCAGAAGGTTTTTTGAGGCACCGGGGATGAG GGACCCGTTCTTTGGGGGCCTGACGCAGGATGAAGAGGATGACGATGAAGATGAGGATGACTTCTTCCAGCAGTCTGGCCACGGCTTCCAGTCGCCGTTTGGCCACCAGCACCCCTCCTTTCACAACGCTTTTGGCTTTGAGTCGTTCTTCCGGGATTTCAATGAGCTATTTGCAGATTTCGGGTCAATGATTCGTGATGTTCCCA ATCTACCAGGGATTGAGCCCCCGAGTCAGAATCCAGGAGGATCCAGGAGTGGGTCACTGCGAGACTTCATGTTAAAATATCCAGATTCCCACCTTCCCCGAGAGCAGTTCCCGTTTTCCCAGGATTCCAGCAGCCAGGAAGGACCACGCTACCCAGGATGGCTTCCCCGTGGCAGTAACAGATGG GAAGATGGTCCCGTGGCCGTCCCTCCTGGAAACACCAAGCGAGACAGAA TCCTGGACTCAGAGGTCTCTTCTCATGGTTTGGACTCGATTCTGAAGCCAACGAACCCAACTTCTTCATCATTTTTCCGGAGTGTCTCTATTTCCAAAGTGATGAGACCTGATGGG ACAGTGGAGGAGAAGAGAACTGTACAAGACGGGCAGGGTAACACATCTACCACAGTGACCGTGACAAAAGACGGCCAAGTTATCGGCAGCAGAACCAGCGATCCGTCCAGGGGAGCGCTGATCG ATGATCGCCAGGACCCCAGGCCCGACTAG